From uncultured Pseudodesulfovibrio sp.:
AGCCCCCAGCGGTGCATGGGGCGTGCTCCAGTTGAAGACGATTCTGGACGGGTGTGGGTGTTGGAGCATCTTCATCCAACCCAATTTGACCGCCGTGAACGAATCGGCCGAGCCCTGTCCTTCCTCGAAGATACAGGATTCCCGGTACCCGCCTACCTCCCGGATCTCAACGGACATTTTGTGGCGGAACATGGAAACGATCATTATCAACTCTCTCCGTTCATTCCCGGCACCCCCCTGCCACAACCGGAATTCATCGAAGACAAAGAACGGGGCCACAACCTCGGCGCCGTCCTTGCTGCATTGCATAACGCCGGTACGAATATCCGGGAATTCGACACTGAACCGCCGTTTGTTTTGGAAGACTATGTCAACGACCTCATGGCAAAGGTTGCACCTCGTCAACCGATAATTCATGACGCACTGCTCCCGGTTCTTGATTCACTCGCTCCTCTTTTCGAAGCATGGGACGACCTACCTAAAGCATTGTGTCACGGAGATTTCCACCCGCTCAACACTATTTGGCGCGATCAGTCCGTTGCCGCAGTGATTGACTGGGAATTCATCGGAATCCGGCCCGCACTGTTCGACGTAGCCAACTGTCTCGGCTGTGTCGGGATTGAAGACCCACTGGCCCTCGTTCGCGGCCTGACTCCGGCACTACTCTCGACGCTTCAGGATACCGGTTGTCTTGAAAAAACAAACTTTGCCCTCTTGCCGGAACTCCTCATCGGCATGCGGTTTGCCTGGATGTCTGAATGGCTCAGACGGCACGACACCGAGATGATCGATATTGAAATTAGTTACATACGCCTGCTTACCAACTCCATTGATTCCCTTCTTCCCGCTTGGAAAAACATCTTGGGGCAACCATGATTTTTGACAACACCTATGCTCGGCTCCCCAATCGATTCTTTCAACGGATCAACCCCGTTGTTGTAGAAAAACCCAGCCTCATTCGCGTGAACACTCCGTTGGCGAAAGAACTCGGCCTTCCCCTCCCTGACAATCACCTTCAGTTGGCCGAACTTTTTTCCGGCAATGTACTCATGGAAGGCATGGAGCCGATAGCCCAAGCCTATGCAGGCCACCAGTTCGGAAACTTCGTCCATCAACTGGGAGATGGCCGTGCCGTACTTCTAGGGGAAATGATTTCCAAGCGAAGAAAACGGTTCGACATCCAGCTCAAAGGGTCCGGGCAAACCCAATTTTCACGAAGTGGCGATGGTCGCTCTCCGCTGGGACCCGTCATCCGGGAATACATATTGTCCGAAGCCATGCACACCCTCGGCATCCCCACCACCCGCGCATTGGCAATGGTTGCCACCGGGGAAACTGTTCACCGGGAAACGCCATTGTCCGGAGCAATCATGACACGTGTGGCCGCCAGTTTTATCAGAGTCGGTACCTTTGAATATTTTGCGGCAAGAAACGACGAAGACGCACTCAAGAAATTGGCTGACTACGCCATTCAACGCCACTATCCAGAAGCACTTGAAGCGGACAATCCATATGCGGCATTTTTCAATGCCGTTTGTCATACACAGGCCGAACTGCTGGCCCAATGGATGTGTATAGGTTTCATTCACGGAGTAATGAATACCGACAACACCACTATTTCCGGCGAGACCATCGACTACGGTCCATGCGCTTTCATGGACCAATACAACCCGGCTCAGGTCTTCAGCTCCATCGACCATCAAGGGCGATATGCCTATAACCAACAACCTCTCATAGCCCAATGGAACATGGGTTGCTTGGGCGGTTGCCTCATCCCGCTTCTGCACACGGACGAACAAACTGCCCACAACCTCGGCGAAGATATCCTCGCCACATTCACTCCGGCCTTTGCTCACCATTACCGGACTGGTTTGTGCGCCAAAATCGGCCTTTCCACAGAAAGCAATCGTGGATTCGCTCACGCTAAACGACTGCTTGAAATCATGCATGAGGACCATGTGGATTTCACGGAATCATTCCGCATTCTAGGGGACTCGATCACGGACGCGGCACCATTTGAAGCGCTCTTTTCCTCTCGGAAAACAATTGTACAATGGATCGCGGAATGGCAGGAATTGTTGAATAAAGAAACACGGTTCGAAAATGAAATTAGCCGCGCCATGCATGCAACCAACCCCGCCTTCATTCCACGAAATCATCGCGTTGAAGAGGCGATTCGGGCAGCGGAAGATCGCGAGGATTTTTCCCCTACCCACAAATTGATCGAGATTTTAAGCACACCATACGCAGACCAGCCGGACCATCAGGAATATCGCACCCCGCCGGGACCATCGGAACGGGTTCACCAAACATTTTGCGGCACCTGATTTCACAAAAAAGGTCCACTTCTTATTTCCGGGATACTGGTTGTTGATTTAAGAACAGGGGCAGAAACCGCCTTCTGACAAACAGGGCGATTTCCTGCACCGGCCAAAGAGTTACACCCTGTGGAACCCCACCTGTTGGCGCACTCATTTTGACAAAAAAAAGCCGACCAAAGGGTCGGCTTTTTTTCTGTATTCATAAAAAGATAAATCAATCGTCAAGTTCACTAGCCAAGGCGACAATTTCTTCGCGAATAATGCGAGCGGCCTCTTCTGGAACCATCTGGGCAATTTCGTCACGTAACCGTTTTTCCAGATCTTCAACACGAGACTCAAGCATGGCGACCTTATCTTGTAATTCGGCCACAGTGGCTTCACCTGCCTCGGAACGAACATCCACGAGCAGCTGATCAACGTCCACATCATCGGACACGTCATGCCCAGCGTCAGGCGGCATGATCTCAGCGGCTAGGACATCATCCAAGTCTGCATCCAGATCAGGAATATCCATATCGTCGTCTGTTTCAACGTCCACGACGTCGGACACATCGACTTCAACATTATCCAGCAAGCTGTCCACATCCTCAATAGCGTCATCATCCAACGCGTCCAGACCGGTCAATTCACTGTCAGCCTCTTCGGCAGGTTTTTCGACCTTGCGAATGTCGGCAAACACATTCCCGGCCACAATCGCACTACTGTCTTCCTGTTCGGGTTCCGGCTCGGGCTCATCCATGATGGATTCGATGTCAGCCTCAGGCACAGCTTCCTCTA
This genomic window contains:
- a CDS encoding YdiU family protein; its protein translation is MIFDNTYARLPNRFFQRINPVVVEKPSLIRVNTPLAKELGLPLPDNHLQLAELFSGNVLMEGMEPIAQAYAGHQFGNFVHQLGDGRAVLLGEMISKRRKRFDIQLKGSGQTQFSRSGDGRSPLGPVIREYILSEAMHTLGIPTTRALAMVATGETVHRETPLSGAIMTRVAASFIRVGTFEYFAARNDEDALKKLADYAIQRHYPEALEADNPYAAFFNAVCHTQAELLAQWMCIGFIHGVMNTDNTTISGETIDYGPCAFMDQYNPAQVFSSIDHQGRYAYNQQPLIAQWNMGCLGGCLIPLLHTDEQTAHNLGEDILATFTPAFAHHYRTGLCAKIGLSTESNRGFAHAKRLLEIMHEDHVDFTESFRILGDSITDAAPFEALFSSRKTIVQWIAEWQELLNKETRFENEISRAMHATNPAFIPRNHRVEEAIRAAEDREDFSPTHKLIEILSTPYADQPDHQEYRTPPGPSERVHQTFCGT
- a CDS encoding phosphotransferase, giving the protein MIERLTLWGLTPGRHIPDIELPGSPQRCMGRAPVEDDSGRVWVLEHLHPTQFDRRERIGRALSFLEDTGFPVPAYLPDLNGHFVAEHGNDHYQLSPFIPGTPLPQPEFIEDKERGHNLGAVLAALHNAGTNIREFDTEPPFVLEDYVNDLMAKVAPRQPIIHDALLPVLDSLAPLFEAWDDLPKALCHGDFHPLNTIWRDQSVAAVIDWEFIGIRPALFDVANCLGCVGIEDPLALVRGLTPALLSTLQDTGCLEKTNFALLPELLIGMRFAWMSEWLRRHDTEMIDIEISYIRLLTNSIDSLLPAWKNILGQP